From Rutidosis leptorrhynchoides isolate AG116_Rl617_1_P2 chromosome 3, CSIRO_AGI_Rlap_v1, whole genome shotgun sequence, a single genomic window includes:
- the LOC139897798 gene encoding small ribosomal subunit protein eS8, protein MGISRDSMHKRRETGGKKKAWRKKRKYELGRQPANTKISSNKTVRRVRVRGGNVKWRALRLDTGNYSWGSEAVTRKTRILDVVYNSSNNELVRTQTLVKSAIVQVDAAPFKQWYLQHYGVDIGRKKKTAATKKEGEEAESAVEETKKSNHVERKLEKRQEERKLDPHVEEQFSGGRLLACISSRPGQCGRADGYILEGKELEFYMKKLQKKKGKGAAA, encoded by the exons ATGG GTATCTCTCGTGATTCTATGCACAAAAGACGTGAAACTGGTGGCAAAAAGAAGGCATGGAGAAAGAAGCGAAA GTATGAGTTGGGAAGGCAGCCAGCAAACACTAAAATATCCAGCAACAAGACGGTTCGAAGGGTTAGGGTTCGTGGTGGAAATGTGAAATGGCGCGCATTGAGATTAGATACGGGCAACTACTCTTGGGGAAGTGAGGCAGTGACCCGAAAGACCCGTATTTTGGATGTGGTTTACAATTCGTCTAACAATGAATTGGTTAGGACTCAGACTCTAGTGAAGAGTGCTATTGTTCAGGTTGATGCTGCACCGTTTAAACAATGGTACCTTCAACACTATGGTGTTGACATTGGTCGCAAGAAGAAAACAGCAGCTACCAAGAAAGAAGGAGAG GAAGCCGAGTCTGCTGTCGAGGAGACAAAGAAGAGCAATCACGTTGAGAGAAAGCTCGAGAAGCGTCAAGAGGAGCGCAAACTTGACCCCCATGTCGAAGAGCAATTTTCAGGTGGTCGACTTCTAGCTTGCATTTCATCACGTCCTGGCCAGTGTGGTCGCGCTGATGG ATATATTTTGGAGGGCAAGGAGCTTGAATTCTACATGAAAAAGCTCCAGAAGAAGAAGGGAAAGGGTGCTGCTGCTTAA